Sequence from the Pontibacter pudoricolor genome:
TATTTCTTTTCTATAAACCATAAAATGGTAACCAGTAAAAATGGTCTGAATATCATTAGTGAAATTCCACAGAGTAAGGTTCTTACTGAAACTGATGCACCGTTTACTTTCTCAGATAAAATAGTAACAAGAGAACAATCATTACAAGAAACGGTGAAGGGATTATCTATTCTCTGGAAGATAGATTATGATCAGGTGAAAGATAGGATCTGGGGAAATTTTAAACAGCTACTGCTATCTAGCTAACATCGACTTACTTAACATAAAAATAATTGTGAGTTTTTAAGTGACCTTTTGATCATTCCTAAACCATTTTTCTCCGGTAATTTACAAGAGGAAGATTTTGAATGATCAACTCAAAGTTAGATGACAACCTTAGATGTGGTGCTTAAGAATGGATTTTTTAGGCTATAAGCAGCAGAAAGTAGAGTTAACAGGAACATCAGAACTCGTAGACGTATCGAACTGCAAACGTACCTTTTTACTGAGTTGACATTTGTTCTTAAATTTTGAATTATCAAATCCAATTTAAAAAGGCAGTACTGGGCAGGAAGGGAAGAGAATATGAATTGCGTACTAGTACGTTCATGTGTACGCAATGGTATGAAAAAAGCCCTCCAGAATTAACTGAAGGGCTTTCTAGTAGACCGAAGGATGGAATTATCGAACCATTTCCACAAAGATTTAGCTGCTGTGGAAGAATTCTACAAGATAGTGGAGAGTGGGTCTTGAAGCCGCTATAGTGTATCCAAACAAGTTTTCTCTGCAAGGCAAGGTGCCTAGATCTATACTCATAGCTACCATGTTTTGGATTAAATCGTCAGCCCGTTGGATAATCTCGAGTAAACTATTACATTAGCTAAAACATATACTCTTATGCACACACTTACATCTTGTACCAGATCCAGCCAGCAAAAAGGTGCGAAAGCAGGGGTCAGCTATTACGTACATAGTGCAGATAAGCGTATGTTTTCGTTTAGCTGGTAGTTAGCTGATATATTGATTATGAATAAAAATTACATAATATACTTTCTTTTCCTACTTTCTTCTTGCAGCCAATCAAAAGGAATTGAAGTTAGTAGTGTCAGCAGTGATTTTTGTAACTGTTTTAGCCAACAAACCACAGGAGATATTGATACAAGGATGCAGCCTTGTATGGATAAGTATGTAAATGCCCGAGTTGACGAGATTAAAAGTCATTATGAAACGGAAAGCGTTGAAGAAGCTATTGGTGAATATACCACAGAAGTAATGCTAGAGATGGTGAGAAATTGCGAAAAGTTTGCTCAAGAGACTAGTATAATGTACGATAACTTTTACCCACTTGATACTTCATCTGAAAACAGGGTAGATATAGCTAACCTCAGCAAAAGAATTGATAAGGCTACTGAACAA
This genomic interval carries:
- a CDS encoding tetratricopeptide repeat protein, encoding MNKNYIIYFLFLLSSCSQSKGIEVSSVSSDFCNCFSQQTTGDIDTRMQPCMDKYVNARVDEIKSHYETESVEEAIGEYTTEVMLEMVRNCEKFAQETSIMYDNFYPLDTSSENRVDIANLSKRIDKATEQDTLKSLLHLRLAKLISQRDLESALTDIELIQEIDSDDVGAYLAASQIYNLQGNHKQALVQIEKAIALTGRKEYELFAEIIKRKINS